In Terriglobia bacterium, a genomic segment contains:
- a CDS encoding sodium:proton antiporter → MDLSFETSALLLLISAVVAMMTRRFRLPYSVGLVTAGIVIALLPFAPEFRLTKELLFTGLLPPLIFDGAFYLDWKHLRKDLPVVLVLATLGVLLSAAVTAAGMHYLANWQWLNSLVFGVLIAATDPVSVISTFKEAKAHGRLLLLIESESLFNDGTAAVLFAICLELASGRSLTPMEMTAKFLITFLGSLLCGAIVAGATLLLAGRTDDHLVEIAFTTVAAYGSFLLAEHLHQSGVLATLVAGLILGNTGHLGAITDRGREAVQAFWEYAAFVANSFVFLLIGMREARQNFAAGLPSIFVAILIVILARAIAVYPCCAMYSRSRFRVTVRHQHVLFWGGLRGALALALALALPPEMPQRETVVTVSFAVVAFSVFVQGLTLTPLLRKFGEIPVSR, encoded by the coding sequence ATGGACCTGAGCTTTGAAACAAGCGCGTTGCTGCTCTTGATCTCGGCGGTAGTGGCGATGATGACCCGAAGGTTCCGCCTTCCGTACAGCGTCGGCCTGGTCACGGCCGGAATCGTCATCGCATTGCTACCATTCGCGCCGGAGTTCCGCCTCACGAAGGAACTTTTGTTTACCGGGCTCCTTCCACCTCTCATTTTCGATGGCGCGTTTTATCTTGACTGGAAGCACTTGCGCAAGGATCTCCCGGTAGTGCTAGTCTTGGCAACTCTAGGCGTGCTACTCTCGGCGGCAGTCACCGCCGCTGGAATGCATTACCTCGCGAACTGGCAGTGGTTGAATTCACTTGTATTCGGAGTGCTGATTGCAGCTACCGATCCCGTTTCCGTCATCTCGACATTCAAGGAAGCCAAGGCACACGGACGCTTGCTCCTTTTGATAGAAAGCGAAAGCCTCTTCAATGACGGTACGGCAGCGGTTCTCTTTGCAATTTGCCTGGAACTCGCATCGGGCCGCAGCCTAACCCCGATGGAGATGACCGCGAAGTTTCTCATCACCTTTTTGGGCAGTCTTCTATGTGGCGCGATCGTCGCTGGGGCAACGCTCTTACTTGCGGGGAGGACGGACGACCATTTGGTAGAAATAGCGTTCACCACTGTTGCGGCCTATGGCTCTTTTCTCCTTGCCGAACACCTTCACCAGTCCGGTGTGCTCGCCACTTTGGTAGCGGGGCTGATTTTGGGCAATACGGGGCACCTTGGTGCAATCACGGATCGGGGCCGGGAAGCTGTCCAGGCGTTCTGGGAATACGCGGCGTTTGTAGCAAACTCGTTCGTGTTCCTGCTGATCGGCATGCGCGAGGCGCGTCAGAACTTCGCGGCAGGACTGCCCTCCATTTTTGTAGCTATCCTCATCGTCATCCTCGCACGCGCAATCGCGGTCTATCCGTGTTGTGCCATGTATTCTCGATCGAGATTTCGGGTCACTGTCAGACATCAACACGTTTTGTTCTGGGGCGGGTTGCGGGGCGCCCTCGCCCTTGCACTTGCTCTTGCGCTTCCCCCCGAGATGCCTCAGCGAGAAACCGTTGTCACAGTCAGTTTTGCCGTTGTCGCCTTCTCAGTCTTCGTTCAAGGTCTGACTTTGACGCCGCTACTTCGAAAATTCGGAGAGATCCCCGTGTCAC